One genomic region from Quercus robur chromosome 4, dhQueRobu3.1, whole genome shotgun sequence encodes:
- the LOC126724134 gene encoding ankyrin repeat-containing protein BDA1-like produces the protein MLHSAGALSGVSLFSNTQSDDNNIDEFYNLIGEDVQLLEHIEELPFVNTPLHIAASYGNIQFALEMMSLKPSFARKLNQNGFSPIHLALRNKYTKLVGWLLQIDGDLVRVKGRERLTPLHYVVENDEYLNLLDKFLLFCPDSITDMTVRNETALHIALKYNRLEAFQFLVGWLANNSSKNAEFNERKFLNWQDNEGNTVLHILVSKNQTKAVRHFLSRCKEFVEVNCKNLVDKTAWDMLQEGNTQIRDMLRRAGAKPGSSLSTFNGCPNPEYQRLSPVFMFKSLRREIRNFTVEWRNMLLVVAVLLATLSYQAVLTPPGGVWQDNGLCITTEPGSSYHQFSPSNFFKKIPPSNKTVGSSNYPKIIYLSQSNTTLACEHKAGTAIALEDRLFPLFLICNTALFSFSNSLIILLILHFHVKILFLELTIFLYLSYSYSVWTITDDPSLTLAYMSGAVLHFVFIQLLSPSPCNDHT, from the exons ATGCTACACAGTGCTGGGGCTTTATCAGGTGTATCTCTTTTTTCAAATACTCAAAGTGATGATAATAACATTGATGAATTTTACAACTTAATTGGAGAGGATGTACAACTTTTGGAGCACATTGAGGAGCTACCATTTGTTAATACTCCTTTACACATAGCTGCATCTTATGGGAACATCCAGTTTGCCCTGGAGATGATGAGTTTAAAGCCCTCATTTGCAAGGAAACTAAATCAAAATGGGTTTAGCCCTATTCACCTCGCTCTAAGGAATAAGTATACCAAGCTGGTGGGTTGGCTTCTACAAATTGATGGGGATCTTGTTCGTGTCAAAGGAAGGGAGCGTCTCACTCCCTTGCATTATGTAGTAGAAAACGATGAGTACCTTAATCTATTGGAcaaatttctattattttgtcCTGATTCAATTACAGATATGACGGTGCGAAACGAGACGGCTTTGCATATTGCCCTTAAGTATAACAGGCTCGAGGCATTTCAATTCTTGGTGGGATGGCTTGCAAATAATTCTTCCAAAAATGCTGAatttaatgaaagaaaatttttgaactGGCAGGACAATGAAGGCAATACTGTGTTGCACATTTTAGtatcaaaaaatcaaaccaag GCTGTGAGACACTTCCTCTCTAGGTGTAAGGAATTTGTGGAGGTAAACTGTAAGAATTTAGTGGATAAAACAGCATGGGACATGTTGCAAGAAGGCAACACACAGATTAGGGATATGCTACGCCGTGCTGGAGCTAAACCGGGTTCATCTCTTTCTACATTTAATGGGTGTCCAAATCCAGAGTACCAAAGGCTGTCACCAGTTTTTATGTTTAAGAGTTTAAGACGTGAAATAAGGAATTTTACAGTGGAATGGCGCAATATGCTTCTGGTGGTTGCAGTATTGCTTGCAACACTCAGCTATCAAGCGGTACTTACCCCTCCTGGTGGAGTTTGGCAAGATAATGGTCTGTGCATTACCACAGAACCAGGGAGTAGTTATCATCAGTTTTCTCCCtccaactttttcaaaaagattCCTCCCTCCAATAAAACAGTAGGCAGCAGTAATTATCCTAAAATCATTTATCTGAGTCAGTCCAATACCACATTAGCGTGTGAACACAAAGCAGGGACAGCCATTGCTTTGGAAGATCGCCTTTTTCCGCTGTTCCTCATCTGTAATACCGCGCTATTTTCGTTCTCAAACTCATTAATTATTCTCCTCATTCTACATTTTCACGTTAAGATTCTGTTCCTCGAACTCACTATTTTCCTCTACTTAAGCTATTCTTATTCAGTCTGGACCATAACCGATGATCCAAGTCTGACTCTTGCGTATATGTCTGGTGCGGTCCTTCACTTTGTTTTTATACAGCTTTTATCCCCGTCCCCATGTAATGATCACACTTAG